A genomic region of Salinibacterium sp. NK8237 contains the following coding sequences:
- a CDS encoding aminotransferase class IV produces MSADAIYRWQNDQLLEVSPDDVPENPMTVADSWLVDSGKVLALNLHKQRFLDAVPAAQQETAEKFFTAAIAALPRAGAWFPRVELRGAEFLLRLRANPELHRSAKVISFTGEDPRSQPSIKGPDIPALGALQVGARAHGADEAIILTDEGFVIEGAYSAILWWRGEILCGPPTEFARVDSVTARSVLTLARALGLDTHEEAVTPAELAETEVWVVNALHGIRIVSEWVEGPAVAEKPGRLAQWRTRLGALARTI; encoded by the coding sequence ATGAGTGCGGACGCAATTTACCGGTGGCAGAACGACCAACTCCTCGAAGTTTCCCCCGACGACGTGCCTGAAAACCCCATGACCGTCGCCGATTCGTGGCTCGTCGACTCCGGCAAGGTACTCGCCCTCAACCTTCATAAGCAACGATTCTTGGATGCCGTCCCCGCTGCCCAGCAAGAAACTGCTGAAAAATTCTTCACGGCTGCGATCGCGGCTCTCCCCCGCGCTGGCGCCTGGTTTCCGCGCGTCGAGCTTCGCGGAGCCGAGTTCCTTCTGCGCTTGCGCGCCAACCCCGAGTTGCACCGCTCAGCGAAGGTGATCAGTTTCACGGGTGAGGATCCTCGGAGCCAGCCCAGCATCAAAGGGCCAGACATTCCCGCCCTGGGAGCCCTGCAGGTTGGCGCTCGCGCTCACGGCGCCGACGAAGCAATCATTCTCACCGACGAAGGCTTTGTTATCGAGGGCGCCTACAGTGCGATTTTGTGGTGGCGCGGCGAAATTCTCTGCGGCCCCCCGACGGAGTTCGCACGCGTAGACAGCGTGACCGCCCGCAGCGTGCTCACCCTGGCGCGGGCTCTCGGGCTCGACACCCACGAAGAAGCCGTGACCCCGGCCGAACTCGCCGAAACCGAAGTGTGGGTAGTGAATGCTCTGCACGGCATCCGTATCGTGTCGGAGTGGGTTGAGGGGCCAGCTGTCGCGGAGAAGCCGGGCCGTCTCGCGCAGTGGCGCACCCGGCTCGGAGCACTCGCTCGCACCATATAG
- the holA gene encoding DNA polymerase III subunit delta: MAARTPARSTTKSKVAIPQLTWNQVRPAPIILVSGTEGFLADRAIRTLRDTLRIEDPSLEVNDLEADHYGPGELISLASPSLFSEPRLIRVTNVEKCTDAFITETLSYLEAPADDTYLVLRHAGGVRGKKLLDAIRAGKGGGIEITCLELKKDTEKYDFASAEFAAKRRRVTPGALRTLVSAFSADLAELAAACQQLLADDADEINEATVARYYSGRVETSAFKVADSAIAGRSGEALVLLRHALASGADPVPIVAAFASKLRTMAKLSGGSMSSGQAAKMFGMAPWQADRAMKDLRGWSDAGLGSAIEAIADTDAQVKGLGRDPVFALERMISVVAARGNH; this comes from the coding sequence GTGGCCGCCAGAACCCCTGCACGATCGACGACGAAGTCGAAGGTCGCTATCCCGCAACTGACGTGGAACCAGGTGCGTCCCGCACCCATTATTCTCGTGAGCGGAACCGAGGGTTTCCTTGCTGACCGTGCCATCCGCACGCTTCGTGACACCCTCAGGATCGAAGATCCCAGTCTTGAGGTCAATGACCTTGAAGCAGACCATTACGGTCCCGGTGAACTCATCAGTCTTGCGAGCCCTTCCCTGTTTAGCGAGCCCCGGCTGATTCGGGTCACGAACGTCGAGAAGTGCACCGACGCTTTCATCACTGAAACCCTGTCTTATCTCGAGGCGCCCGCAGACGACACTTATCTCGTGTTGCGCCATGCCGGGGGAGTGCGCGGCAAGAAGTTGCTCGACGCGATCCGCGCCGGCAAGGGTGGCGGAATTGAGATCACCTGCCTCGAGCTCAAGAAGGATACCGAAAAGTACGATTTCGCCTCTGCAGAGTTTGCAGCGAAGCGCCGACGTGTCACCCCGGGCGCACTCCGAACTCTCGTGTCGGCATTCTCTGCTGATTTAGCTGAACTCGCTGCGGCCTGCCAACAGCTGCTCGCCGATGACGCTGATGAGATCAACGAGGCAACTGTCGCCCGCTACTACTCAGGTCGAGTCGAAACGAGTGCATTCAAGGTGGCGGATTCGGCAATCGCCGGTCGATCTGGTGAAGCTCTTGTGCTTCTGCGCCACGCTCTCGCGTCGGGTGCCGACCCCGTACCGATCGTTGCCGCTTTCGCCTCCAAACTGCGCACGATGGCAAAGCTTTCGGGTGGTTCAATGTCTTCTGGGCAAGCCGCGAAGATGTTCGGCATGGCACCCTGGCAGGCTGATCGTGCGATGAAAGATTTGCGCGGCTGGAGTGATGCCGGGCTCGGTTCAGCCATTGAGGCGATCGCGGATACCGATGCCCAAGTGAAGGGCCTCGGGCGTGATCCTGTCTTTGCCCTTGAACGCATGATTTCTGTGGTCGCCGCACGAGGCAATCACTGA
- a CDS encoding ComEC/Rec2 family competence protein — translation MTLDLRLSLPVAAAWIVAVFLIAVPAWSVHVSIALWLGAGVCAAAALVTERRLLPSLALGCALAALCSTSVAFQAENRQPAVLAEIAAQHSTVTATAVTTSAVLDDAEFFQANIIELESDGEIVELDSPALIFSERGGFGASETTAADVPDGREISESAGENVPWGIGVTFTVTGTLANTEPGDGRAVLLFASDAPEWRAAPNREFDWANQLRRTFAAATTQLPGGGGELLGGLAIGDTSAVSDDLDAAMKTSSLSHLTAVSGANCAIVVGLIMALGGRAGVQRALRIALSILVLLAFVIVVTPDPSVLRAALMATFVLIALGSGRPIRGMAVLSLATIALLVFDPWLSRNFAFVLSVFATAGLLLFAEPLAQFLARWMPRWLSLVVAVPLAAQLACQPVLLLLQPSLPTYGVLANVMAAPAAPIATVVGLAACVALSVIPALGLGLMWIAWIPSAWVAAVAEFFAEAPWARIPWWEGWVGVVTLSVLTVLLLTALMTTGAWRAHAVTSLLIAGALAIAVVVGSAVSTALTWPSDW, via the coding sequence ATGACTCTCGATCTGCGGTTGAGCCTGCCGGTTGCCGCCGCGTGGATCGTGGCGGTCTTCTTGATCGCGGTCCCAGCGTGGTCTGTTCACGTTTCAATTGCCCTATGGCTCGGAGCTGGGGTGTGTGCGGCGGCTGCGCTCGTGACCGAGCGACGACTGTTGCCCAGTCTCGCGCTGGGATGCGCCCTCGCGGCTCTGTGTTCAACATCGGTCGCGTTTCAGGCCGAGAATCGACAACCAGCGGTGCTCGCGGAGATCGCTGCACAACATTCGACCGTCACCGCGACAGCAGTGACGACGAGCGCGGTGCTTGACGATGCAGAGTTCTTTCAAGCGAACATCATCGAGTTGGAGAGTGATGGCGAAATCGTAGAGCTCGATTCTCCTGCACTCATTTTCAGCGAACGGGGTGGTTTCGGCGCGAGCGAAACGACAGCGGCTGACGTGCCAGACGGCCGTGAGATTTCAGAGTCCGCCGGCGAAAACGTGCCGTGGGGGATCGGTGTCACTTTCACCGTCACCGGCACTCTCGCGAACACCGAACCCGGCGACGGGCGCGCGGTGCTCCTCTTCGCTTCGGATGCTCCAGAGTGGCGCGCAGCTCCGAATCGGGAGTTCGATTGGGCAAATCAGCTGCGCCGCACGTTTGCCGCTGCAACGACCCAGCTTCCGGGTGGCGGGGGCGAACTCTTGGGTGGCCTCGCGATCGGCGACACCAGCGCCGTCAGCGATGATTTGGATGCCGCGATGAAGACAAGCTCGCTGAGCCACCTCACGGCCGTCTCTGGGGCAAACTGCGCGATCGTGGTCGGATTGATCATGGCGCTCGGCGGACGTGCCGGAGTTCAACGCGCACTGCGGATTGCTCTCTCGATACTCGTGCTGCTGGCGTTTGTGATCGTTGTCACGCCCGATCCGAGCGTGCTGCGTGCAGCGCTGATGGCAACATTCGTGCTGATTGCGCTGGGCAGCGGCAGGCCGATCCGGGGGATGGCCGTTCTTTCCCTCGCTACGATCGCACTCCTCGTGTTCGACCCGTGGCTTTCGCGCAACTTCGCCTTCGTGCTCTCCGTGTTCGCTACCGCTGGGCTACTGCTGTTTGCGGAACCGCTTGCGCAATTTCTCGCACGTTGGATGCCCCGCTGGCTGTCACTCGTCGTTGCCGTGCCCTTGGCGGCTCAGCTCGCCTGTCAGCCCGTGCTCCTGCTCTTGCAGCCCTCCTTGCCGACCTATGGAGTGCTCGCGAACGTAATGGCGGCGCCCGCCGCTCCCATCGCTACTGTCGTCGGCCTCGCGGCGTGTGTGGCGCTCTCGGTGATCCCGGCGCTCGGGCTTGGCCTCATGTGGATCGCGTGGATTCCCTCCGCGTGGGTTGCCGCGGTAGCTGAATTCTTCGCCGAGGCCCCGTGGGCGCGCATACCGTGGTGGGAGGGCTGGGTGGGGGTCGTGACCCTCAGCGTGCTCACGGTGCTCCTCCTGACCGCTCTCATGACCACTGGAGCGTGGCGGGCGCACGCTGTAACCTCGCTGCTCATCGCCGGTGCTCTCGCCATCGCCGTCGTCGTGGGCTCTGCCGTGAGCACGGCGCTCACGTGGCCGAGCGACTGGTAA
- a CDS encoding anthranilate synthase component I family protein, with protein MRSRVLIADLPRWVDPAAVFSELLKSADSAAGAIWLDSGVSATTGRSYLALSQRAVLSTDLTEPVFDWMRREFAVPDVDVSDAPEGFRLGWVGWLGYELRGESLGVPIAKPAETPDAAWLWVDRALAFDHSSQSLSLLALGESWTPELAQWRDDIAALVAAAGEARAPEPQAMPAAQAPPATAAQPLEHSPRAATPPPPSAVWRDSDADYLAMIAACQSAITEGDAYQLCLTTSVHVDEVADPVATYLALRAANPSHHGGFMRVGETALLSSTPEQFLSIDPSGLIETKPIKGTRGRSADQNDDDRLAAELLASDKERAENLMIVDLMRNDLGRVCEVGSVTVPKLFDVESYATVHQLVSTIRGQLRPEVSAVDAIKASFPAGSMTGAPKHSATLILDSLERAPRGIYSGVFGYVGLDGSVDLAMVIRSIVMDARGSTIGAGGGITALSVPAEELAEVKLKAAALLRVLGVPAD; from the coding sequence ATGCGCTCTCGCGTTCTCATTGCTGACCTGCCGCGCTGGGTCGACCCCGCGGCGGTGTTTAGCGAACTCCTGAAGAGTGCCGATAGTGCGGCGGGCGCAATCTGGCTGGACAGCGGAGTGAGCGCGACGACCGGCCGCAGCTACCTCGCGCTCTCGCAGCGCGCCGTGCTCAGCACTGACCTCACGGAACCCGTTTTCGACTGGATGCGACGCGAGTTTGCCGTGCCCGACGTCGATGTGTCCGACGCGCCAGAGGGTTTCCGGCTCGGCTGGGTCGGCTGGCTCGGCTACGAACTGCGCGGCGAATCGCTCGGGGTTCCCATCGCTAAACCGGCCGAGACGCCGGATGCCGCCTGGCTGTGGGTAGACCGCGCTCTGGCGTTCGACCACTCGTCTCAGTCGCTCAGCCTGCTCGCTCTCGGCGAGAGTTGGACGCCAGAGCTCGCGCAGTGGCGCGATGACATAGCGGCGCTCGTTGCCGCGGCGGGTGAAGCACGCGCTCCCGAGCCACAGGCAATGCCGGCAGCGCAGGCACCGCCGGCAACCGCCGCGCAACCGCTGGAACACTCACCACGCGCCGCGACACCGCCGCCGCCGAGCGCAGTCTGGCGCGATTCCGACGCTGACTATCTCGCCATGATCGCAGCCTGCCAGAGCGCAATAACCGAGGGCGATGCCTACCAGTTGTGTCTCACGACGAGTGTGCACGTCGATGAGGTCGCTGATCCTGTCGCCACCTATCTGGCGCTTCGTGCCGCGAACCCGAGCCACCACGGTGGATTCATGCGGGTGGGGGAGACCGCGCTGCTGAGTTCCACTCCCGAACAGTTTCTCTCTATCGACCCGAGCGGCCTGATCGAGACCAAGCCGATTAAGGGCACGCGCGGCCGCAGCGCCGACCAGAATGACGACGACCGGCTCGCCGCCGAGCTGCTCGCGAGTGACAAAGAGCGCGCCGAAAACCTCATGATTGTTGACCTCATGCGCAACGACCTCGGTCGCGTCTGCGAGGTCGGCTCGGTGACGGTGCCGAAGCTGTTCGACGTAGAAAGCTATGCGACCGTGCACCAGTTGGTGAGCACCATCCGGGGTCAATTGCGGCCTGAGGTGAGCGCTGTCGATGCCATCAAGGCGTCGTTTCCGGCTGGATCGATGACGGGAGCGCCCAAACATTCGGCGACGCTCATTCTCGATTCTCTTGAGCGTGCCCCGCGCGGCATCTACTCGGGCGTCTTCGGGTACGTGGGGCTTGACGGTTCCGTTGACCTTGCTATGGTCATCCGTTCCATCGTGATGGATGCCCGGGGTTCCACGATTGGCGCCGGCGGTGGCATCACGGCTCTCTCGGTGCCCGCAGAGGAGCTGGCCGAGGTCAAGTTGAAGGCGGCTGCACTGCTGCGAGTGCTCGGCGTTCCGGCTGATTAA
- the rpsT gene encoding 30S ribosomal protein S20 — translation MANIKSQIKRIGTNKKAQDRNRQVKSQIKTAIRATRAAIKAGDKDAALANLKVASKTLDKAAGKGVVHKNQAANRKSAMAKQVAAL, via the coding sequence GTGGCAAATATTAAGTCGCAGATCAAGCGCATTGGTACCAACAAGAAGGCACAAGACCGCAACCGCCAGGTCAAGAGCCAGATCAAGACCGCTATCCGCGCAACGCGCGCAGCGATCAAGGCTGGCGACAAAGACGCCGCTCTCGCGAACCTGAAGGTCGCTTCCAAGACACTCGACAAGGCAGCTGGCAAGGGCGTAGTTCACAAGAACCAGGCAGCCAACCGCAAGTCGGCCATGGCCAAGCAGGTCGCAGCACTCTAA
- a CDS encoding DUF4190 domain-containing protein: MTSSTATPSTVGSLEPAVAEAPAASDTVAQPGVRTMSVLALVLGIASIFFAQSIVVPLAAIILGVFGLRDEPTGRSFSIWGIVLACVATFGWVFFVIAGAIVSLPFILFAAAL, translated from the coding sequence ATGACTTCTTCAACCGCTACTCCTTCCACCGTTGGCAGCCTCGAACCCGCAGTTGCAGAGGCGCCGGCAGCATCCGACACCGTTGCACAGCCGGGTGTTCGCACAATGAGCGTCCTCGCGCTCGTTTTGGGCATTGCCTCGATCTTTTTTGCTCAGAGCATCGTGGTGCCTCTAGCCGCAATCATTTTGGGTGTCTTTGGCCTGCGGGATGAACCTACCGGTCGCAGTTTTTCGATCTGGGGGATTGTCTTGGCCTGCGTGGCCACATTCGGCTGGGTCTTCTTCGTTATCGCCGGTGCCATTGTTTCATTGCCCTTTATCCTTTTCGCGGCCGCGCTGTAG
- the lepA gene encoding translation elongation factor 4, whose protein sequence is MSPRASYTLEPASTDPAFIRNFCIIAHIDHGKSTLADRMLSVTGVVSDRDMRAQYLDRMDIERERGITIKSQAVRMPWALTDENGKEQAYALNMIDTPGHVDFTYEVSRSLAACEGAILLVDAAQGIEAQTLANLYLAMENDLTIIPVLNKIDLPAADPDKYAEEIAGLIGCDPSTVLRVSGKTGMGVPELLDEATRLIPAPVGDPAAPARAMIFDSVYDAYRGVITYVRMIDGKMAPREKVMMMSTKSAHELLEIGVSSPEPTPTKGLGVGEVGYLITGVKDVRLSKVGDTVTNFAKPSTQPLKGYSEPKPMVFSGLYPIDGSDYPVLREALDKLKLSDAALVYEPETSVALGFGFRCGFLGLLHLEIVRERLEREFNLDMIATAPSVIYEVMGDDKKFTTVTNPSEFPGGKIASVSEPMVKASILTPKDFVGTVMELCQSRRGTMQGMEYVGTDRVELHYTMPLGEIVFDFFDHLKSRTQGYASLDYEPSGDQEADLVKVDILLQGEAVDAFSAIVHRDKAYAYGVLMTERLKNLIPRQQFEVPIQAAIGARIIARESIRAMRKDVLAKCYGGDISRKRKLLEKQKEGKKRMKMVGRVEVPQSAFIAALSGEVEAGKEKK, encoded by the coding sequence ATGTCTCCTCGCGCCTCTTACACACTTGAGCCTGCTTCGACCGATCCTGCGTTTATCCGCAACTTTTGCATCATTGCGCATATCGATCATGGCAAGTCCACCCTCGCTGACCGCATGCTGTCGGTCACGGGGGTTGTTAGCGACCGCGATATGCGGGCGCAGTACCTCGACCGTATGGATATTGAGCGTGAGCGCGGCATCACTATCAAGAGCCAGGCTGTACGAATGCCGTGGGCGCTTACCGACGAAAACGGTAAGGAGCAGGCCTACGCGCTCAACATGATCGACACACCCGGGCACGTTGACTTCACCTATGAGGTGTCGCGTTCCTTGGCGGCGTGCGAGGGCGCAATTCTTTTGGTAGACGCCGCGCAGGGCATTGAGGCCCAGACGCTGGCGAACCTGTATTTGGCGATGGAAAACGATCTCACGATCATTCCTGTGCTGAACAAGATTGACCTGCCGGCGGCAGATCCCGACAAGTATGCCGAAGAAATTGCCGGCCTCATCGGTTGCGATCCGTCTACGGTGCTTCGCGTTTCGGGCAAGACAGGCATGGGCGTTCCCGAGCTTCTCGACGAGGCAACGCGCCTCATCCCGGCTCCGGTCGGTGACCCAGCGGCTCCTGCCCGCGCGATGATTTTTGACTCGGTGTACGACGCGTACCGCGGCGTCATCACGTACGTCCGCATGATCGACGGCAAGATGGCACCGCGCGAGAAAGTCATGATGATGTCGACTAAGTCGGCTCACGAGTTGCTCGAGATTGGCGTCAGTTCGCCAGAACCGACCCCGACGAAGGGGCTCGGCGTTGGTGAGGTTGGATATCTCATTACGGGTGTAAAGGACGTTCGCCTGAGCAAGGTCGGCGACACGGTCACGAACTTTGCTAAGCCGTCGACGCAGCCGCTCAAGGGCTACTCCGAACCGAAGCCGATGGTGTTCTCGGGTCTTTACCCGATCGATGGCTCCGATTATCCGGTTTTGCGTGAAGCTCTCGACAAGTTGAAACTCTCGGATGCTGCGTTGGTTTACGAACCCGAAACGTCCGTTGCGCTTGGCTTTGGTTTCCGTTGTGGGTTCCTCGGCCTGCTGCACTTGGAGATCGTGCGCGAGCGTCTCGAGCGCGAGTTCAATCTCGACATGATTGCTACCGCTCCTTCGGTTATTTACGAAGTCATGGGCGACGACAAGAAGTTCACGACAGTCACGAACCCGAGCGAGTTCCCTGGCGGCAAGATCGCCAGTGTTTCTGAGCCGATGGTGAAGGCATCCATTCTGACTCCGAAAGATTTCGTCGGAACGGTTATGGAGCTTTGCCAGTCGCGTCGTGGCACGATGCAGGGCATGGAATATGTCGGCACCGACCGCGTTGAGCTGCACTACACAATGCCGCTCGGCGAAATTGTGTTCGACTTCTTCGACCATCTCAAGAGCCGCACTCAGGGCTATGCAAGCCTCGACTATGAGCCAAGTGGCGATCAAGAAGCTGACCTCGTGAAGGTCGACATTCTTCTTCAGGGCGAGGCCGTCGACGCGTTCAGCGCGATCGTTCACCGCGACAAGGCCTATGCCTACGGCGTGCTCATGACGGAACGGTTGAAGAACCTCATTCCGCGCCAGCAGTTCGAGGTTCCTATCCAGGCGGCCATCGGTGCACGCATTATTGCCCGTGAGTCGATCCGCGCCATGCGTAAAGACGTTCTCGCTAAGTGCTACGGCGGTGACATTAGCCGTAAGCGTAAACTCCTAGAGAAGCAGAAGGAGGGCAAGAAGCGCATGAAGATGGTCGGTCGCGTCGAAGTTCCTCAGTCTGCCTTCATTGCCGCGCTCTCAGGCGAAGTCGAAGCCGGGAAAGAAAAGAAGTAG
- the leuS gene encoding leucine--tRNA ligase, with amino-acid sequence MTEQPNFAGAHDDRDGASDYDVAAIHAKWQAKWEELKPFATSDPEDKRPRKYILDMFPYPSGDLHMGHAEAYAFGDIAARYWRQRGFNVLHPIGWDSFGLPAENAAIERGIDPRGWTYDNIDQQKKSMKLYGVSFDWDRVLHTSDPEYYKWNQWLFLKMYEKGLAYRKDSWVNWDPVDQTVLANEQVLADGTSERSGAVVVKKKLTQWYLKITDYADRLLDDLNQLEGAWPSKVLTMQRNWIGRSVGADVDFEIEGRDGKVTVFTTRPDTLYGVTFMVVAPDGDLAAELVENASDDVKASFASYLEQTQKQTEIERKDAGREKTGIPLDRFAINPVTGERIPIWAADYVLADYGHGAVMAVPAHDQRDLEFAIKFDLPVRVVLDTNAPITGLIPVLELDENGMAILPDDLPPLNPRETGKSLQGDGRMINSGPLDGLSKNNAIRKIVEQLEAAGTGRAAKTYRLRDWLISRQRFWGTPIPIIHGSDGELIPVPFDQLPVELPSTEGLDLKPKGKSPLAAAEDWINVEDPRDGSPALRDADTMDTFVDSSWYFLRFLSPNDSEQAFDPAEAEKWAPVDQYVGGVEHAILHLLYSRFITKVLFDLGYVSFTEPFSALLNQGMVLSEGKKMSKRSRKAVTFSGEIAEHGADALRLTLAFAGPPEENINWEDVSPAASHKFLARAFRVVRDVTSAPEIEWKTGDTTLRRATHRFLADGPGLAESLKFNVLVARIMDLVNVTRKTIDTGAGGGDAAVREAAEVITIALSLFAPHTAEEMWEKLGYEPTVALAGWRKADPSLLVEDSVTAVVQVDGKVRDRLEVSPKIDGADLEALAMASEAVKRTVGDREIVKVIVRAPKIVNIATRQQPTEG; translated from the coding sequence GTGACTGAGCAGCCCAACTTTGCTGGTGCACACGACGACCGCGATGGTGCCTCGGACTACGATGTAGCCGCCATCCACGCCAAGTGGCAAGCCAAGTGGGAAGAGCTTAAGCCGTTCGCGACGAGCGACCCCGAAGACAAGCGCCCGCGCAAGTACATTCTTGACATGTTCCCGTACCCCTCGGGCGACCTGCACATGGGCCACGCCGAGGCCTACGCCTTCGGTGACATCGCGGCACGCTACTGGCGTCAGCGTGGTTTCAACGTTCTGCACCCCATCGGCTGGGACTCCTTTGGTCTGCCCGCCGAGAATGCTGCCATCGAGCGCGGCATTGACCCTCGTGGCTGGACGTACGACAACATTGACCAGCAGAAGAAGAGCATGAAGCTCTATGGCGTTTCCTTTGACTGGGACCGCGTTCTGCACACGAGCGACCCCGAGTACTACAAGTGGAACCAGTGGCTGTTCCTCAAGATGTACGAAAAGGGCCTCGCGTACCGCAAGGATTCCTGGGTCAACTGGGACCCGGTAGATCAGACTGTTCTCGCAAACGAGCAGGTTCTGGCCGACGGCACGTCCGAGCGTTCCGGCGCCGTCGTTGTCAAGAAGAAGCTCACACAGTGGTATTTGAAGATCACCGACTACGCCGACCGTCTGCTCGACGACCTCAACCAGCTTGAGGGCGCCTGGCCGTCGAAGGTTCTCACGATGCAGCGCAACTGGATCGGCCGCTCGGTCGGTGCGGATGTCGACTTCGAGATTGAAGGTCGTGACGGCAAGGTCACGGTCTTCACCACGCGCCCCGACACCCTCTACGGTGTGACGTTCATGGTCGTCGCCCCTGATGGTGACTTGGCTGCTGAACTCGTGGAGAACGCCAGCGACGATGTGAAGGCGTCATTCGCTAGCTATCTCGAGCAGACCCAGAAGCAGACCGAGATCGAGCGCAAGGATGCCGGTCGCGAAAAGACTGGCATCCCTCTCGACCGCTTCGCCATCAACCCGGTCACGGGCGAGCGCATCCCGATCTGGGCTGCTGACTACGTTCTGGCTGATTACGGTCACGGCGCGGTTATGGCAGTGCCAGCCCACGACCAGCGCGACCTCGAGTTCGCGATCAAGTTCGACCTGCCGGTGCGTGTCGTGCTCGACACGAATGCGCCGATTACTGGCCTGATTCCTGTTCTCGAGCTCGACGAAAACGGCATGGCTATCCTCCCAGATGACCTGCCGCCGTTGAACCCGCGCGAGACGGGCAAGTCGCTGCAGGGCGATGGCCGCATGATCAACTCAGGCCCTCTCGATGGTCTGAGCAAGAACAATGCGATCAGGAAGATTGTGGAGCAGCTTGAGGCTGCCGGCACCGGTCGTGCTGCGAAGACCTACCGTCTGCGTGACTGGCTGATCAGCCGTCAGCGTTTCTGGGGAACCCCCATCCCGATCATTCACGGTTCCGATGGCGAGCTGATTCCGGTTCCCTTCGACCAGCTGCCTGTTGAACTGCCGTCGACGGAAGGTCTCGACCTGAAGCCGAAGGGCAAGTCGCCTCTCGCCGCCGCCGAAGACTGGATCAACGTTGAAGACCCGCGCGATGGCAGCCCTGCTCTTCGCGACGCTGACACGATGGACACGTTTGTCGACAGCTCGTGGTACTTCTTGCGGTTCCTGTCCCCGAACGACTCCGAACAGGCCTTCGACCCGGCAGAAGCAGAAAAGTGGGCTCCGGTCGACCAGTATGTCGGTGGCGTTGAGCACGCGATCCTGCACTTGCTCTACTCGCGCTTCATCACCAAGGTGCTGTTCGACCTCGGCTACGTCAGCTTCACCGAGCCCTTCAGCGCGCTGCTGAACCAGGGCATGGTGCTCTCTGAGGGAAAGAAGATGTCGAAGCGCAGCCGCAAGGCTGTCACGTTCTCGGGCGAAATCGCCGAGCACGGTGCCGATGCGCTTCGTTTGACGTTGGCGTTCGCTGGCCCGCCCGAGGAAAACATCAACTGGGAAGATGTGTCGCCCGCTGCATCCCACAAGTTCCTGGCTCGCGCGTTCCGTGTGGTGCGGGATGTCACGAGTGCCCCCGAGATCGAGTGGAAGACAGGCGACACAACGCTTCGTCGCGCCACCCACCGCTTCCTCGCCGATGGCCCAGGCCTCGCCGAGTCGCTCAAGTTCAACGTGCTCGTCGCTCGCATCATGGACCTCGTCAACGTGACGCGCAAGACGATCGACACCGGCGCTGGCGGCGGCGACGCTGCGGTTCGTGAAGCTGCTGAAGTCATCACGATCGCTTTGAGCCTGTTCGCTCCGCACACGGCAGAAGAGATGTGGGAGAAGCTCGGCTACGAGCCCACCGTCGCTCTCGCCGGCTGGCGCAAGGCCGACCCGTCGCTCCTCGTTGAGGACTCCGTGACGGCCGTCGTTCAGGTTGATGGCAAGGTCCGTGACCGCCTCGAAGTCTCGCCCAAGATTGATGGTGCCGACCTCGAAGCTCTCGCCATGGCATCCGAAGCGGTCAAGCGCACCGTCGGTGACCGCGAGATCGTCAAGGTCATTGTGCGTGCTCCGAAGATCGTGAACATCGCGACTCGTCAACAGCCCACCGAAGGCTAA
- a CDS encoding ComEA family DNA-binding protein, whose protein sequence is MEEFEQARKARLRVRVGAVIVVVLVALGCAVLATALTDSPTALEIARGEVGDGGDSFAIEAPSLFVHVTGAVARPGLFELAEGARVIDAIAAAGGFTDDANRDQLNLARLLTDGEQFAVPAAGDGDDAAGATESDGRVNLNTADAAALDTLPRIGPAMAARILAWRDANGRFTSIDDLRNVAGIGDATFDGLRDLVTV, encoded by the coding sequence GTGGAAGAGTTTGAGCAGGCTCGCAAAGCACGGCTGCGAGTGCGCGTTGGCGCCGTCATCGTTGTGGTGCTCGTCGCGCTGGGATGTGCGGTGTTGGCAACGGCTCTCACCGATAGTCCGACGGCCCTCGAGATCGCACGGGGCGAGGTTGGTGATGGAGGCGACAGCTTTGCGATTGAGGCTCCGTCTCTCTTCGTGCACGTCACGGGTGCTGTGGCTCGCCCCGGTCTCTTCGAACTGGCGGAGGGAGCGCGGGTTATCGACGCGATTGCGGCGGCTGGGGGATTCACGGACGACGCTAATCGCGATCAACTCAATCTTGCGCGGCTGCTGACGGATGGCGAACAATTCGCCGTGCCTGCCGCCGGCGACGGCGACGACGCAGCCGGGGCCACGGAATCGGATGGCCGGGTGAATCTGAACACCGCGGATGCCGCAGCGCTCGATACGCTGCCCCGCATCGGCCCCGCGATGGCGGCACGCATTCTGGCCTGGCGTGACGCAAACGGACGCTTCACGAGCATCGATGATTTGCGCAACGTTGCTGGAATTGGCGACGCGACCTTTGACGGATTGCGCGACTTGGTCACGGTATGA